A section of the Candidatus Binatia bacterium genome encodes:
- a CDS encoding hybrid sensor histidine kinase/response regulator, with the protein MHETEQPVERPTLLVVDDEVGPAEALRMVFHPHYRVLIARRGEEALDLLRHEAVDVVTLDLRMPHMTGVEVLRAIKSEFPDVEVIIITAYASLDTALQGLRWGAFDYIIKPFDVPHIAELVDRAVKRRRTRLHGRRTPERFLGNVSHELRTPLSAIIGYSSILAEELTGKIDAEQLTALQRIQVNAIELLDLIEGILILNAIDAGEIPVVVSEFDVVDVLRRVVEQFHLAGQDRGIDFAFETPAASLLIQSDAQKIERIVRALLDHVLKYSTDGGITVRLEGEPHSYGIRISVFDAGTAIDPEELQAAIQGFLADDFAGRRRDRGLGIGLRVAAQFTRMLGGRIHVEPQSPGGTKVTVEIPIWRLAPRVRVH; encoded by the coding sequence ATGCACGAAACCGAGCAACCTGTGGAACGCCCCACTTTGCTGGTTGTCGACGACGAAGTCGGCCCAGCCGAGGCCCTACGGATGGTGTTCCATCCCCACTACCGCGTGCTCATCGCGCGTCGTGGCGAGGAGGCGTTGGATCTTCTTCGCCACGAAGCTGTGGACGTCGTCACCCTCGACCTGCGGATGCCCCACATGACCGGGGTAGAGGTCCTTCGCGCCATCAAGTCGGAGTTTCCGGATGTCGAGGTCATTATTATTACCGCGTACGCTTCGCTGGACACTGCGTTGCAGGGGCTGCGTTGGGGAGCCTTCGACTACATTATTAAGCCCTTCGATGTCCCGCACATCGCCGAGCTGGTCGATCGCGCCGTTAAACGCCGGCGCACCCGACTGCACGGCCGGCGCACCCCCGAGCGCTTCCTCGGTAACGTCTCCCACGAGCTTCGCACTCCGTTGAGCGCGATCATTGGGTACAGTTCGATCCTGGCTGAGGAGTTGACCGGAAAGATTGACGCCGAGCAACTCACAGCTCTGCAGCGGATCCAGGTCAATGCCATCGAGCTTCTCGACCTCATCGAGGGAATCCTCATTCTGAACGCGATCGATGCCGGCGAGATTCCCGTTGTGGTCAGCGAATTTGACGTCGTGGATGTTTTGCGCAGGGTCGTGGAGCAATTCCACCTTGCGGGTCAAGATCGCGGGATCGACTTCGCCTTCGAGACACCGGCTGCGAGTCTCCTGATCCAGAGCGACGCACAAAAAATCGAACGGATTGTGCGAGCCTTGCTGGATCACGTCCTCAAGTACAGCACCGACGGAGGGATCACAGTACGTCTCGAAGGAGAACCCCACTCCTACGGGATCCGCATTAGCGTCTTCGACGCAGGCACGGCCATCGATCCGGAAGAGTTGCAGGCAGCGATTCAGGGCTTTCTTGCGGATGATTTCGCCGGTCGCCGCCGCGATCGAGGATTGGGAATCGGCCTGCGTGTCGCTGCGCAATTTACGCGGATGCTCGGCGGGCGCATTCATGTTGAACCCCAGTCTCCCGGAGGCACCAAAGTAACGGTCGAGATTCCCATCTGGCGGCTGGCGCCGCGCGTGCGGGTTCACTGA
- a CDS encoding LPPG--FO 2-phospho-L-lactate transferase yields MVVNTADDEEFYGLHVSPDIDTVLYTLAGLAPLRRGWGIAGDTFHCLAGLERFYGRAWFRLGDRDLATHLYRTQRLRQGASLTTITAELARTFGVAERILPMTDQRVRTFVRTRQHGWLPFQRYLVQHAMSADVQAIQFRGIHKAVATDAVLTAIRRATAIILPPSNPLVSLGPILRLPEVRKLLRAKRDRVVAVSPMIGESPVKGPLDRMLYGLGHEVSPFGVARLYRDIAAVFVLDRQDARHAARIQDLGMQPIVTDILATRPEKARSLAERTLEALER; encoded by the coding sequence GTGGTCGTGAACACGGCAGACGACGAGGAGTTTTACGGGCTTCACGTCTCTCCGGACATTGATACGGTGCTGTATACGTTGGCCGGTCTTGCCCCGTTGCGTCGAGGCTGGGGAATTGCGGGGGACACGTTTCACTGTCTCGCTGGGCTGGAGCGTTTTTACGGGAGAGCGTGGTTTCGCCTCGGGGATCGCGATCTCGCAACCCATCTCTACCGAACGCAGCGATTGCGCCAAGGTGCGAGCCTGACAACGATCACTGCCGAGCTCGCTCGCACTTTCGGAGTCGCGGAGCGTATCCTTCCAATGACCGATCAACGGGTTAGGACCTTCGTTCGTACCCGCCAGCACGGGTGGTTGCCGTTCCAGCGATACCTCGTCCAGCACGCAATGAGTGCGGACGTGCAAGCGATACAATTCCGAGGCATTCACAAAGCGGTTGCCACGGACGCTGTCCTCACCGCAATTCGGCGCGCGACGGCGATTATCCTTCCCCCGAGTAACCCGCTGGTCAGTCTGGGTCCGATCTTGCGACTCCCCGAAGTGCGCAAGTTGCTCAGGGCGAAAAGGGATCGAGTCGTAGCTGTGAGTCCCATGATCGGCGAAAGCCCTGTGAAGGGCCCTCTCGATCGGATGCTCTATGGCCTCGGGCACGAGGTTTCCCCTTTCGGAGTAGCACGCCTGTACCGCGACATCGCCGCGGTGTTCGTTCTGGACCGACAAGATGCTCGCCACGCCGCTCGCATCCAGGACCTGGGAATGCAACCGATCGTGACAGATATTTTGGCGACGCGTCCCGAAAAGGCGCGCTCGCTGGCGGAACGAACATTGGAAGCGCTCGAACGATGA
- a CDS encoding F420-0--gamma-glutamyl ligase, which translates to MNIVLTPLPTLPRVQPGDPLPSLLIEALHQQNLALLDGDILVICQKVVSKSEGRVVRLDDVNPTPAARALAWQSGGKDPRVVELVLRETRRVVRAQRGVLIVETGPGWICANAGVDESNSPGPNVAVLLPIDPDRSAREILGALQKQFGARLGIIISDTWGRPWRNGLVDFAIGVAGIEPLLDWRGKTDLNGRELHHTVFAQADALAAAAGLLMRKDAGVAAVHIRGYEWEFSPRGSGRDLIRPAREDLFR; encoded by the coding sequence ATGAATATCGTACTCACGCCCCTCCCCACCTTGCCGCGCGTGCAACCGGGAGATCCCCTGCCTTCGCTTCTGATCGAAGCGCTCCACCAACAGAATCTCGCCCTGCTCGACGGGGATATCCTAGTGATCTGCCAGAAAGTCGTGTCGAAAAGCGAGGGGCGCGTCGTACGGCTCGACGACGTGAACCCAACTCCTGCCGCCCGAGCTTTGGCCTGGCAAAGCGGCGGTAAGGACCCCCGCGTCGTGGAACTGGTTCTTCGAGAAACACGCCGCGTTGTCCGCGCTCAGCGAGGAGTTCTCATCGTGGAGACCGGTCCTGGCTGGATCTGCGCCAATGCCGGCGTGGACGAGTCGAACAGCCCTGGGCCGAACGTGGCTGTCTTGCTACCGATCGATCCGGATCGCTCTGCGAGGGAAATTTTGGGCGCGCTGCAAAAACAATTTGGAGCTCGGCTCGGCATCATCATTAGCGACACCTGGGGCCGCCCCTGGCGCAATGGGCTCGTGGACTTCGCCATCGGCGTGGCGGGTATCGAACCGCTACTGGATTGGCGCGGTAAAACCGACCTCAATGGCCGCGAGCTCCACCATACGGTGTTCGCTCAGGCGGATGCCTTGGCTGCGGCCGCCGGCTTGCTGATGCGCAAAGATGCAGGCGTCGCTGCCGTCCACATTCGTGGCTACGAATGGGAGTTTTCGCCCCGAGG
- the atoC gene encoding acetoacetate metabolism regulatory protein AtoC, whose protein sequence is MLKRRVLVVDDEPSVRQSLTLILKDQYEVLTASTGQAAFDVLAHTPVDVVLLDILLPGMDGLEVLEKLKQRVPSPQVIMLTATKTVKTAVTAMKLGAFDYVTKPFDVEELLLLVERAVQSAALVEEVEHLRSEVGQRYSFENIIARSSKMQEILRTVARVAPLKTTVLITGESGTGKELIAKALHYHSPRAHRPLVTLNCAAIPENLLESELFGHERGAFTDAHARKLGQFEFADQGTIFLDEIGEMHPSIQAKILRVLEQGEFLRVGGNQPIRVDVRVIAATNRDLEEGMREGRFRLDLYYRLNVVSLQIPPLRERREDIVPLIRHFLTLKSRELGIPEKSFSSEALDLLLAYSWPGNVRELENVVERAMVLSTQKVMQPADLPEYIANPRQAQFHPVQQSVLRGETRLSEAVDQFEQELIRRALEQAQYNQTRAAEILGTTRRILKYKMDKLGIRPEGPQA, encoded by the coding sequence ATGCTCAAGCGACGCGTCCTAGTCGTGGATGACGAACCGAGCGTTCGCCAGTCACTGACGTTGATTCTCAAAGATCAGTACGAAGTTTTGACGGCCAGCACCGGACAAGCAGCTTTCGACGTGCTCGCCCACACGCCGGTGGATGTAGTGCTCTTGGACATCCTGCTTCCGGGCATGGACGGGCTCGAAGTTTTGGAAAAACTCAAGCAGCGGGTACCTTCCCCTCAGGTCATCATGTTGACCGCCACGAAAACGGTCAAAACCGCAGTGACCGCCATGAAACTGGGCGCTTTCGACTATGTTACCAAGCCGTTCGATGTGGAAGAGTTACTTTTACTGGTCGAACGCGCGGTCCAGTCTGCCGCCCTGGTCGAGGAGGTCGAGCATCTCCGCTCGGAAGTTGGCCAGCGCTACAGCTTCGAGAACATCATCGCCCGCTCGAGCAAAATGCAGGAAATCTTGCGTACTGTGGCCCGTGTCGCGCCACTGAAGACGACGGTGTTGATCACGGGCGAGAGTGGCACGGGAAAGGAGCTTATTGCCAAGGCGCTTCACTACCACAGCCCCCGCGCACACCGGCCGCTGGTTACATTGAACTGCGCAGCCATCCCGGAAAACCTGTTGGAAAGTGAACTCTTCGGCCATGAGCGTGGGGCATTCACCGATGCCCACGCCCGCAAATTGGGGCAGTTTGAATTTGCCGACCAAGGCACGATTTTCCTCGACGAAATTGGTGAAATGCACCCCTCGATCCAAGCCAAAATCTTGCGCGTGCTGGAGCAGGGGGAGTTTCTGCGAGTCGGAGGCAATCAGCCCATTCGGGTGGACGTGCGCGTGATCGCCGCAACCAACCGCGACCTCGAGGAAGGGATGCGGGAGGGACGCTTTCGCTTGGACCTTTACTACCGCCTCAACGTCGTCTCCCTTCAAATTCCCCCCCTGCGGGAACGACGCGAGGACATCGTCCCTCTCATCCGGCACTTCTTGACTCTCAAATCCCGCGAACTCGGTATTCCCGAGAAGTCCTTCTCCAGCGAAGCCCTAGACTTGCTCCTCGCTTATTCCTGGCCTGGGAACGTGCGCGAGCTGGAAAACGTGGTCGAACGAGCAATGGTGCTTTCTACGCAAAAGGTGATGCAGCCAGCCGACCTGCCTGAATACATCGCCAATCCACGGCAAGCCCAATTCCACCCCGTCCAGCAAAGCGTGCTGCGAGGCGAAACTCGCTTGAGCGAAGCCGTAGACCAGTTCGAGCAAGAACTCATTCGCCGCGCGCTGGAGCAGGCGCAGTACAATCAGACACGTGCCGCTGAGATTCTGGGAACGACGCGCCGTATCCTCAAATACAAAATGGACAAGCTCGGTATCCGTCCCGAGGGTCCTCAGGCGTAG